A genomic stretch from Octopus sinensis linkage group LG14, ASM634580v1, whole genome shotgun sequence includes:
- the LOC115219007 gene encoding ATP-binding cassette sub-family B member 10, mitochondrial, with protein MFYGSTTFQLRRYVPNCSSSYGVKSVHEGQKLSMHVSFPGNLATRMFKTNLSLTRKAFILGPGGMACLIPGHLLRNSATCFGVGRIFQQNYKLKQWPPLIKSLSTPPLVRTLVLRGGRNRSCSTVIDKNTFQAKNYAKVPHRSDLKRLLGLAKGEKWKIFGAITFLLVSSTVTMAVPFCIGKVVDIINSAYKDGNVMSKLNVMCQSLMVIFLIGGLANCGRVYLIQISGQNIVQRLREKLYSSLLRQEIGFFDNTKSGELVNRLANDTALIGQSLTGNISDGLRSIGQAVGGLAMMVYVSPQLSLASMLVVPPIAMVAIVYGRYVKKITTDVQTSLANSSNVANERFNNIRTVQSFVQEKLETDLFNSKLESVLSLLRREARAKALFFGFSGFSGNLVVLSVFYYGGIMMTESQLTVGELYTFLVYAVYVGISMGGITTFYSELMRGIGASTRVWELLDRQPSIEHTGGLVPSKKAEGKIEFQDIVFHYPTRRELNIFNKLCLSLDPGSITALIGHSGCGKSTTGSLLLRFYDPQSGSIKLDDQNINCLNLSWLRQQFGIVSQEPILFSSTIAENIAYGRPDPSSVPMADIEEAAKKANAYNFIKYFPDGFQTLVGERGVMLSGGQRQRIAIARAILKDPQILILDEATSALDSESEHVVQEALDGVMAGRTVIIIAHRLSTIRNVDRIIVLNDGVVAEEGNYEELLKIPNGIFQKLVEQQTTPAASSTNE; from the exons ATGTTTTATGGATCGACAACTTTTCAACTTCGGCGATATGTTCCCAATTGTTCTTCGTCCTATGGAGTGAAGTCGGTTCATGAAGGGCAGAAATTATCAATGCACGTTAGCTTTCCAGGGAATTTGGCGACTCGAATGTTTAAAACTAATCTCAGTTTAACCCGGAAAGCATTCATACTGGGTCCAGGTGGCATGGCATGTTTAATACCCGGACATCTACTGCGAAACAGTGCGACGTGTTTTGGCGTGGGTCGCATTTTTCAACAgaattataaattaaaacagTGGCCTCCATTAATAAAAAGCCTTAGTACACCTCCCCTGGTACGAACTTTAGTTCTTCGAGGTGGACGTAACAGATCATGTTCTACAGTTATCGACAAGAATACTTTTCAGGCAAAAAATTATGCTAAAGTACCACATAGATCGGACTTAAAAAGATTGCTGGGGCTCGCGAAAGGAGAAAAATGGAAGATATTCG gAGCCATCACATTTCTATTAGTATCCAGTACTGTGACAATGGCAGTGCCATTTTGTATTGGCAAGGTGGTAGACATCATAAACTCTGCCTACAAAGATGGAAATGTTATGAGTAAATTGAATGTGATGTGCCAATCTCTTATGGTTATCTTTTTGATTGGTGGCTTGGCCAATTGTGGACGTGTCTATTTAATACAAATTTCAG GACAGAATATTGTTCAACGGCTGCGAGAAAAGCTCTACTCTTCATTGCTGCGGCAAGAAATTGGATTTTTTGATAACACAAAAAGTGGAGAGCTTGTGAATCGCTTAGCCAATGATACTGCTCTCATTGGTCAATCTCTAACTGGGAATATTTCAGATGGTCTGCGATCCATCGGTCAGGCTGTTGGAGGCTTGGCTATGATG GTTTATGTTTCCCCTCAGCTGTCTCTAGCATCCATGCTGGTAGTGCCACCTATTGCCATGGTGGCAATTGTCTATGGTcgctatgtaaaaaaaattacaactgATGTACAAACTTCACTGGCAAACAGCAGCAAT GTGGCCAACGAACGCTTCAATAATATACGTACTGTACAGTCGTTTGTACAGGAAAAACTAGAGACTGATTTGTTCAATTCCAAATTAGAAAGTGTTTTATCACTCCTTAGGAGAGAGGCTCGAGCAAAAGCCTTATTCTTTGGTTTT tctgGCTTTTCAGGCAACCTTGTGGTGTTATCAGTGTTCTATTATGGTGGTATTATGATGACTGAATCTCAGCTCACTGTTGGCGAACTATATACATTTTTAGTATATGCAGTCTATGTTGGAATTTCCATGGGAG GTATCACCACTTTTTACTCTGAACTTATGCGAGGAATTGGTGCCAGCACAAGAGTGTGGGAACTTTTGGATAGACAACCCAGCATTGAGCACACTG GTGGTTTAGTTCCATCAAAGAAAGCTGAAGGTAAAATTGAATTTCAAGATATTGTTTTCCACTACCCTACCCGACGAGAACTCAATATTTTCAACAAGCTCTGTCTGTCCTTGGATCCTGGCTCCATAACAGCTTTAATTGGTCATAGTGGCTGTGGTAAATCAACAACTGGATCACTTTTGTTAAGATTTTATGATCCCCAATCAG GATCTATAAAGTTGGATGACCAAAACATTAACTGCCTAAACCTGTCCTGGCTTCGGCAACAATTTGGAATCGTTAGTCAG GAACCAATTTTGTTCTCCAGTACCATTGCCGAGAACATTGCATATGGTAGACCAGATCCATCCAGTGTACCAATGGCCGACATTGAGGAAGCTGCAAAAAAAGCCAATGCTTACAACTTCATAAAGTATTTTCCAGATGGTTTTCAAACTTTGGTTGGTGAAAGAGGAGTGATGCTCTCTG gTGGGCAACGACAAAGGATTGCTATTGCACGAGCTATACTAAAG GATCCACAGATTTTGATTCTTGATGAAGCTACAAG TGCTTTGGACTCTGAAAGCGAACATGTTGTCCAAGAAGCTCTTGACGGAGTAATGGCAGGCCGTACAGTTATAATTATTGCTCACCGTCTCTCCACTATCCGCAATGTGGATCGTATCATAGTGCTAAATGATGGAGTGGTAGCTGAAGAAGGGAACTATGAAGAATTGCTGAAAATACCCAATGGAATTTTCCAGAAACTAGTTGAACAACAAACTACACCTGCTGCATCATCTACCAATGAATAa